The genomic window GGACAAAACCAGCCCATGGTTTTTGAAAACCAGTACTGCAACCGCAGTACAAGTTTGTTACCTGTACTACCAGTTGCTTCACCGGTAGTACAAGTCTTCTACACCCCTTCTCTATAAATAGAGAAGCTGGAGTCAGTTGAAGGCATCGCAGCAACTCAGCAAGTTTGCTACCTGCCTTCCTTTCCTAGTTTTTCCTAAGCTTGACTGTAATGCCTGGTCCTGAATTCCCGTCGTCCCTTGGGCTGGATCTTCTAGTGAGAACACCAATCGTATCTGTGATAGGATGTTGTTGGTGCCTTCTCGTCCTTCTCCAGACGCTAGCATGGTATTATATTCTGTGGGGTAGGACATAATACCATTTCAGAGTATGAGGAGATCGCTCAGCGGCGACATCCCCATTACAACCTCAACAAGGAGGTGCAGTCTGAACCACCCAGACCATTAAGTCTGGATGAGAAGGCAGTCTTAGGCAACCAGCTAAGCTGTCTAGAACAACAAATGGCCTTAAGGGCACTTAATGAATTAACTGGTTATGTTAAAatccatgaaaagaaagaattatCTTGTGGTACAGTcatcagaaagagaaatcaacattTCTTGAGAGAACATTGATGCGATAtatgcaacaagactttgatctCGTTTCATCCATGTTACAAATTCAGGATTACGAATTTTTTAAGTGGAAAGTCTTCCCTCTCTCATTCTTAATGTCTTGTTGAATGAATTGTGGTGGGATTGGAATGGAACCATCAAGATGCCCGTACAGATTTTGACTCCTTATGAAAGGAGTGATCTGCCTTTTCCAAGTAAGGTAGTTGGAGTGGTACAGTTTTTTAGAAATAAGATGTGGTAAAAAGTTGGATGACATACTGGATTGGGAGAGAATATCCATGAGAATTATATATCTATTAACGCAGATATATATTAAGTGCtaacataaatataaagaaTGTTGTCAAGGTAGATGAAGGGTTAGGAGCAAAATGTTAGAATGGGCATAAGAGAAAACCAACTAGGAGATTTCAAGTCTGTTCAGACATTCTCGTTGGCAGAACCAGCCAAAccttgctttgataccatgatagaTTTTGGGTATCGAACTATAACCCTTTCAGCAAAGGAAATGTTAAGAGAGAACAcgaaaagagaaatgaagaaaagaggTGAGATTTCACGTTCTCACGTAGTCCACTTATATAATGATCCTTCTATACAATTGACAAGGATCTAAAATGAAGCAATCACAGtaatctagagtctagagtGAAGTaaacacaataatctagagtctagagtgaaacaattacaaaaattacaatcatgaccctgcctagataaatgtGATCAAACATAgttagacgtgttggatctggattagattagatccaacatcttatcataACTAATCGTTGAaagaacaaattaaataaagttGAACGATTAAGGTTTTAAACGTTACATGGATAAAAATAGAAAGCTTATAATTCCACATCAATGCTTTTCAATGTTACagagcatgaaaaaatttctaatttccAAATTCTATGTGGCTAAGCATCTAATTCTGATCTCTAAAACCTAAAGGCCTCAGATAGAATTAATATAACTTAAGAAAAGTGAACTAAGTCTTCAACATAAGCACAGGTTTCATGTTAACAGATCAAGATAGGATCATCCAACAGGGACATCTGTGTCATACATTTGGACTGCTTTTTATACATACATTTGTGATTCGCTCATCAACCTAATAAGCTATTATGTTACTATTTTTCCTGATTCTAGTTAATggtatttccttcattttttattagaaatCTTGGTTGGGATGGTTAGATCAAGTTTATTGAGtactttatgtttttcttgggaaCATGAATGACTCATTTGACACACTTTATGATGGCAGGATCTGGATTGCACACATTTGTTTTATATCTTGGCCCCCATATTGCTTTATTTACGATAAAATCCACGCAGTGTGGCCGAGTGGATTTGAAAACTGCTCCATATGATACCATTCAATTGAAAAGAAGTCCTTCATGGCTTGAGAAGGATTGCTCTGAATTTGGTCCTCCTATATTCCCCTTGTTGCCGGACACACTTGTTAGAGTTCCTGTTAGCAGCATCTTGCCCCAGGTTCAAATCGAAGCTATTTTATGGGGAATTGGAACAGCACTTGGGGAGCTTCCTCCATATTTTATTTCCAGAGCAGGTATATGCCTTATGCCTTCTTTGTGGGTTGCTGAACCTAGTGCATTGTCATTGTTATGTTGGCTCTGTGGAATATAGTAATGAAGCTGTTGCAGCATGTAGCATTATATTTGCTGTCACGAGCTACAGTTTTGGTATAAGAAGAGGCCTCATTTGTCTTTATCTCATCTAGTTGAATGAAAACAAGTAATTGATCcatgtgcatgtgtttgtaAACAAGGTAGTCTTTTATCGGATCACCAGATCAAGTACTTGTTACTACACCTTGCATATGAATGCTCACAAGAGTTTTTAGCCTTTAGACTTTTGATTGACACGACCTTGCATTAACTGGTTATTAGCTGAACCTTTTAGTTGCTCTTCTTTGATTGGGAAAAGTAGTTGAAATCATTGTCAGagatatcatgatattttaagAAATATTGCGATAATAttgcaaaataataaaaaaatgaaaaatgaagaaatgccAAAAAATCACTAAGAAAGGTTTCTTGTCATATTGTCATGACAATGTCatgatattttccctttttctgagaaaacaatttttaaattttacatatcTTAAACAgttaaaccttttttttcatttttttcctttcctacATTTTTAATACTATTTTGATGTATTATGAATGTGTTTGACATTTTGTAatataattcataaaaaaactcataatttcACACTTTTTAGTGTTGTTTATGAACTCTCTAACTTCTGAATTCCTGAGATTTTCCTCAGAGAAGCAACTGTCTGGTTAAATACCTAACACAAGCCACATTGATAAAAACCTGAGAATGATCATGACAATGGTTGGAAGAAATGATATTCTGCTTTAACAGAAGAAAGCAAATAGAGTATCACAATTCTGTGGAAAAATGTTAGggtgaaagaatttttttagaTGGAAGGTTTCCCTTGTTTAATCTAGTTTGCTCCTTAACTAAAGACGCTTCTGTCAGCATGGATGCCTGGCCTAGTATGGATAATTTCCTCTTCTCGTATTTATGATTGCTGACCCCTGGGGTTCGTTCCTGTCTAGAGTCTGCATGTTATTTTACGCTCTTTGTGGCATAGATTGCCAATGCTAGTGCTTAGTTGCCTGTCTATTTGTTGCTAAGCAAAGGATTGTCTGGAATGGGCCTGATGGTACTGCAGCCATGGCTTAGTCCCCAAGCATTTCTAATAGAAGTTGAATTAATGTTGTAAGAGAATCTAACTATCACTTTGATTAGGAATTCAACCCCCATAGGAGTTTTATGGATACTATAGCATAGTTGGCTGCAGTTTGCTTTGGACACCTCGGGACAGAGTAACAGAGGATTATCATGGACACCTTATACCGTCGCTTTTGAAAACAGTTTAATTCTacaatatgattttcttttgattaacaaatagaaaaattaaatatctaaaaagttaaagaagcaaaagaaactattttttttaaagtatccgaaaaattttgaaagtaaacTCCAGTAAAATTTTCCacatttctttttataattATAAGTTGGAAAAACAAAGTTATAGGCATTCGTCAATTGCTGAAGCACTTGATCGTTGTTACCAGCTATTGAGAAATAACATTTTATTCTGATGCTCCAGATATTGTTAAAGTTCCTTTGCTATCATGCTGGagtgttcttttttttgcttgtctAACATCAAGGGCATGTTTGTATGCCTAGAAAAACTATTCATCCTGAGCACGGATTATCAAGGGATAATCCAATTATTCCGgttattttgtgtgtgtttgcCAGAGGCAACACCTTCAACTCCACATTTACATGAGAAGTTATGGGGTCCACTAGAGTCTTAATTTGGCATTTGATTTTAGGGAATGCATACACCAACTGGATATATTTATCCAGCATGGATCCACTTGTACACCCTAAATCCTGGAATGTTTAACCAGGAATTGGAAATAACCCAGGGATTCAAGCACACCTTAAATGGTTTCTGTTTGCCCGATCCTCAAGGTGATCCAATTTTTCCAGTGTCTGGATTCGATCCCTTATTTTTGTCTTGTAAGCTTGTCTTTTTCCAGATATTACTGTCATTATTGGAATTTTTGTCTGCACATGTTGAAGCGATTCCAGTGCATAATCAAATATTGGTGGTCAACATTATGGATTTGGATCACTTTCTTTTGAGGTGTTGCACTTTTTGTATATGGTACTTTGAGGCAGAATTTCCATAGACAACACACATAGGATGCTCGAAGGAGGTTGGAAGCTTGCTCTGAAACCTACAGAGATATTGAGAGGGCATTTGACCGAGAAGTAGGGGCTGCAGTCAACTGATATGAATGATGAGAGGTAGATCAAAAGGAGATGAAAGATAGATGTGCCAACTGCTCATGCATATACAACCGGGGGAAAACACAGGGAGAACTGGGAGCCAGAGCCTTGTGTTCTCTAGTTAGGAAAGGGTAGTCACAACCTCAGATTGAAGAACCAAACATTGGAATAAGAACAGAGCCGTAGGGTATACAACAACATACCCCCCACCAACTTGGATCATGAAGGAGGGTTCCAGAGACATGGTGAACATGCATAAGGCCTGCATGGATAGATTTTCCTAAATTTTCAAGGGAGGACCTAATAGACCCTAACCCTCAAAACCTTGCTAATCACTAGCACACTCAAGAAAGTGGAGAAAAGAGGTTAGTTATGGTCAAAAGAAGTCTTCTCTGAACATAATTCCCCAGTGCAGACACCCGGTAATCTGAAGCTACCCATAAACAGTCTCATACATCAAACCTCAACCAATTAGTAAGTACAATAACAAGCCATATATTGTTTTCGCCATTGAGGAAAATCAAGAAACATCCACACATGGTCAAGAACACAGGCAACTAGTCAGCAGATTTTTATTCTCATATGCTGTCGCCTCCACTCCTTATCCATCACCCCTATTCATTCTGATTTTCAGCGGCAGTTGACGTATGGAAAACTCCTTACGAATGCCAAAAACTGACCAAGTTTCAGCTAAATTCGATATCTGTATTGGAAGCTATGGCCTTTCAAAAGATTCAGCTGGTTGCCCAATTTCCTAGCACCTAGGCTGCTTCACGAGGCAAGATTTTGCAGCAAACCTCCTTTACCTCTTAAACTCAAGCTGGGGATACTCACCCAAGCATAGATTCTGCAAGATCTTGGCCTTGGGGACCCCCCCAAGTACCAGACACTCTCGGCCTGATCACAACACCCATAAATCCTTGAGTCAGACCTGACTACCAAGCCGGGCCTTGTACCAACTGTGTTGGGCAGTCAGTTGAGCCGTGTTGAACAGGGATCAAGCCTCCCGTGGTGGTTCCCAGCAGTTGGGCGATTATGGGTGCTCCAAGTGGCCGAAGACCACTATCGGCTAGTTGCAATATATTGCTGTTGTGATTGAAGGATCTCTGCTGAGCTCGATCGCCTGGGTCGAATGCCAAAGGAGAATGGGAATTGTTTGTGCAGGCAACAGTGAAAACTGCAGGATGTTGTTACATTAGCTGTCCTATTTTAATTGCTAAATGCTTAGTTGTTGTCGGACAACTTATCCTTACATggtatttttatttgattgattctTCTTGTTTTATGTGCTTCATAATCTCTGCAGTTATTTAGAGGCGTTAAAGCATGTTTCTTAAATGCTTACCTTTTGATTTTGCTTTATAATTTATATCACAAGCTACCCTTTTGTTTACCTCACATTTTCAGCTTCATCTTATTAGATTATCCATTATTTCCTAATCATGCCTCTTCTAACAAAAATTTTAACTGCAGCACGTATTTCAGGTAGTCGATTGCAAGATATGGAAGAGTGGGATTCTTCTTCTAGAGAGTCTGGTGGACTTTTATCTGGTTTACTGAGGAAAATAAAACGATATCTCCTTTCCCATTCTCAGCACTTGAACTTCTTTACCATATTAGGCTTAGCTTCGGTTAGTTTCCCTGCCTTTGGTTCTTTAATTGTGTTGAAGTTGAAATGCTATAGTTTTTGAGGaattgtctctctctctctctcagagttTGATAGTAATTGACATAGGGACAAATTCAAACTTTGTGATGTTTCTGCTAGGAAAGTAAGTGTTAGATCTTCATAACCATGTCCATGGACTTGAGCATTTTGCCTAGAGTGTGCTTATGCAAGCTTTCTTACACATTATTCTAGTAATTAAAGCATACAAATAGCCATTTCCTGGGTCTTTTGATGGGATTGGTGGCATCCTCTACCAAGCAGAGTTGCTCTCAGTGAAATTTCTACTTGTTCTACATGTGTACCTTCAATTAATTCTGGGCCATGCCTTGGGAAGATTAAGTATGTCTTCCTACCCAACCACGGAGTGTAGTATTGGTGAAAATGGCTCTGTGCGATTGGAAACAGAAGCACTCTCCCACTTGGTAATTCAAAAGAGTCGAGCTACCTGCATTGGAGTTGTGATGAAGTCAGCCTAGACCAACCAACAGGAGGATAAAGCATGTAGTCCTGGTGACCCACCAAGTGAGAGACCTCCTTGTGCAGGGCCTATGGTGAGGGGCCTTGCCTAATGGTGGAATTTGTTCAGTTGAACATTTACAAAGTATTTCTTGGCACTATTTTTTGTCTTCCAGGAGCCAAGCACTTATCCTGAATTTTGATAGTTGTTtgttttcactttctttctGTGCAACTTCCCAAGAACTCTGTATGAAACCAATTGGTttctaattatttgtttgagACTAAGTGATTCCAAAGGATCTAGCAGCCGTTACTAaagctttttctatttttcaggTTCCAAATCCACTGTTTGACCTTGCTGGAATcatgtgtgggcaatttgcTATTCCATTTTGGAAATTCTTTCTTGCAACCTTGTTTGGGAAGGCAATAATCAAGACCCACATACAGGTAAGCTTAAAGTTTTTTGTTCCCGCTATCCGATTGAAGATTAATATTGTAGACCCTGATTTTGCATTTTGAGTGTTTTTGCCTGcggtttctttcttctttgtctcatAGGTTCCTTTGTCTGCCCAAGAGGCATGCACATTTGTGATTGCAAAATTAATGATCCCTGCCTTCCGTGATTGATATGGTTGTTTAcctctttctctgttctttATACTTGCACAACTCTTGCATCGTTTAATGGCCAACTTCCCCAAAGCTGGTCAAATTCTGCTGTGTTTGTTCTATTCAAACCAAGGTCTGAATGTTTTATCATTCTATCTGTTTGCTGCATCTTCTACATTCTTCTAATTTAGGGATATTTATCCTTGCAGACCCTCTTCATCATACTTGTTTGCAACAATCAACTTCTAGAGCTTATAGAGAAGGAGCTGATCTGGATATTAGGCTTTGTACCTGGATTATCTTTGACAACAAATGGCCTCAATGCCAACCTGCAAAAAGTAAAGGACAAGTATTTGGCAAAGCCAGCAGTGTCCAATATAAAGGTGGGATGTTGTTACCCTAGATCATTGAGTTTGCATTCTCTATTTGCTTTCTCATGAAGTTATCTCCTAATTCTTGCTCACTGAATTCAGGGGAAGCAGTGGAACTTCTCATTTACTACCATATGGAATGCTTTCATATGGCTAATGCTCATCAATTTCTTCAGTAAAATTGTGTCATCAACTGCCCAGAAATTTCTCAAGAGGCAGCAGGATAGAGAGTTGGCTGCATTGGTTGCATCACAGTCTAATGGTCAGGCCAGCTGAGCTTCTCAAATCCATGGCAAACAAACTTATTCGTAATTGCAAATCAATCCAGCCATCATTTGCCTCCGACATTTAGGGCACatgatattttcatatttcttttttaacttcACTTCAATAGGAAGGAAATTTGAAGTGAGAGAGGTGTTCTGGTTACAAGGATCGTTTTGTTCTCACCCTGACAAGGGAAAGAAGCCAAATTTCTGGTAAGGTTATAGTAAGGCCTTGAATATGTAATGCACAAAtttgattcttatgcaattctATGAACAAGTTGATTTAGTTAACCGACAAATTCTGTAGACCTGCTAAATTTACCCTTCTTTAAAAATTCCTCTTATAGGATAATGCTTAATTACAATTTTCTTTGAACATGGTTCAACTCCCATGTGCAACGGTTAGGCCCTGGGAGAAAACGCACTTTTGAAAGTGGGTGTATTAGCTCCAATTGCTACGTCGAACGACTTCTTGAGCAAGCTGTCATGGATCTCCAACCTTGCGATGTTGCTGGGCGTGCACACGAGCGAGTTGAGCTCAAGGTGGCTCGATTAAAAAAACTAGAGCTTGAGATCGGCTCAAACTTGAGTGGAGCTCCATAGAaaaagctcgagcttgactcgacggTACAATgtcaagcttgagtttgacTCGTTAAACTCGTatcatttaactcgtttttgttaaacttgtctcgcattgtttttaaaaattgattaactcgtttagttgttacttgtttaactatttttttactatttttaagCTTTTTTAAGCTTTCATTATGtagtcgagttgagtttgagttcttacaacctgaattcgactcgtttagcatttcaagcatgcatttaaGCTTGAACTTGACTAGTTTATACAtgagtttgagtcgagtttTAATGACTCAattcaagttgagctcaagctggctagactcgttgtgcagcctgAGTTGTTGCGGTCTGCCTTTTGGCGTCAACTAACCTAGTTTAAGATCTTGGCAAAGTTAAAAACAAGCTTTTATCAAGTTCATTTGTATCTGAATATTTCAATTGGTCTTCCTCATGCTCCATTTTGACCATTTCATATTGATATCCCTCCTTAGCTCCTATTGTATTCCCATACATCCTgaacatattaaaaattaatattttgttaGTCTTTTGCAGAAATCTCGTACACCTGATATCTGTTGTTCTATGTAGAATTTAATCCTCGGTGTCTTTGCTAAGTAAAGAAGTTTTCTTGTGCAAGGAAATAGAATCTTGGGGATTAGCTCCAACCTAAGACAATGGATCAGGGTATCTGAACTATTTAGCTTTTGGCATGTCAGCCTAAGCCATGCTTTGGTTGTCATGAGATAGTGTGGCGTACAGATGTAAACAGATCGGGTCTGGGTAGGATATAGCTATTACTACTGTGATTACCAATCAAATTCAAAGAAGGTTGCAACTCGAGCGTGCAAAAATGCAAAATTCTAAAGCTGGGCTTGAATTGTACATGCAAGCGGATATGGATATTCATAAAGTATTTGGTGGTTCAATAAGAAAGTCCAATAGTGTAAATATCGATTTTCTGAACTAGTTTTGCTAACATTTAATCTGCAGATAAAGAGCACCAGCTGATGTTTAATCTCAGAGAACAATAGGTTCTTCCATATTTAAGCTGAAGGGACCAAGTTCCTAAGGAACACATCAATCCTTAGAAGAGGAAGCCTTATAAAAACCTTCAGAAACAGCCTAAGGAGAGGCTAGAAAACTCTCGGATGATCCTTCGTCAACAGACTTCTTATACAGCACACCTCCAAGCTCGTCTGCAGCTAGCTTCTTCTTCAGTAGCTTCAAGCTCGCCTTCTGTAGGTTGGACGTTCAGCAGCTCAAGCCTGCAAGTCTTCAGCAGGTTGGACGCTCAGCAACTCAAGCCTGAACGTCACCAACAGTTTGGACACAGCCTTGGGACAATCTCAACAGAGTCTAGCTTCTTCAACAGCTACAGCTCGCCTTCAGCTGCCTCTAGCAAGGCTGGATGGCTTCAGGAGACCCAAGCTCATCTTCAACAGCATTAGATCGCCTTCTATAGCCCTCCTTAAGCAGGAAGTAGTCTCCCTGCCATAACTTCCTTGGTCCAACtcgttgcttcatcaaatgatcATATCAATTGTGTCAAATCTTCAACAGACCCAGCAACAAGCTGCATCGATTTCCAATAGAGTTCAGCTTGTTAGCTACCTAAGTTCATTCCCATGCGACTACGGCAGACTTGTAGTCCATCTACAACCTGCGTGCCTAGCTTCATCGCTCCTTTACTCAGTTTAGTAATTTCCTAATtgttaaattcattttttttatctctgtGCTCAAGATGATTAGTCCTACTGCTACTTAATCCAAAACTGCAGTTATCCAAACTGCTTGTCAGCTCCTAATAGCAGCTTTATTGCTCCTAATCAATGGCATTGCTATCTCTATTGAGTCTACACTCAGAAGAGCAGCCATGCTGTTGTCTGTCTAAAGAAGTGCATCAGCTTTGCTTCTCCTAACCAATAGCCGGTCTCTGTCCCTGAACTGCAACTCTTTTGCTGTTCCTCCATGCAGACGTAGCAATGATTCACTATCTTTGGCCAGCAAGTTAGCTGCTCCAGTCTCCAAAGTAGCAGATCCATCAGAACATCCCTTTGCTATTTTCAAATCTGAAGAACAGTAGACCTATACTGCTCCAAATCCACGGCCAAACCACCGTTGCTAGTGTTGCTCTGAACCTGCATCAGTTGAAATGTTGAACCTAATGCAGTAGCCATTTTGCTAGTCTTCTAATTTACAGCAACCTTTGTTGTCTTAAATCGAAAAGTATCGTTGCTAACCATAACTCATGGTCAATCAAGCGGCATCCTAATTCGTAGCCACTCGAGCTGCCCCTAAACTGCAGCGCCCCAACAGTTAGTCTCCCTATCATTGCAGCCAACCTGAGCTGCTCTTAACCTTCAGCTACCTGCACTGCTCCCAATCAGTGGCCCAACCAGTAGTACCTAACCTGGACCTGCTGCTTCTATTGTAACACTCGACCTGTTGTGTTAGCTTGCAGTCATCAGAGCTGCTACTCCAAATCAGCAAAAACCTACTAGTCATCGCACAACCTCAAGCTGTGCCTGTTCTAATCGGGACAGCAGCCTTGCCATTCGCTGGTGAGAACCGGTGAGGCTGCGAATGAGCCACAAAAACAATGGCTTTGCTGCAATTAAATTATCCGTCTATCTTCCGACCAATTAAACTATAGGTCTCCTTTGGATTCGCTTAGCCCTATTCAAATAAGGTAAGTCCTAAAATCAATCCTACCCCTCTTAATTTAATGTGACCAATGTGTGCTCACTAACCTTTCAAATCTCTCTTAGAAATGTATGTAATAGAGCcatttatttatatgtttaaattttcaaaaaacaattcCTCCACCAATCAAGTcttggtcatcatgttgccaaGTTATTTCTGAGACCCTGTCTAAGATATAGCATTACAACTAGACCAGCCTATTAGATTGAAATGGTCCCCCATTAGTATCAAAACTGATAGTAGCCCCAGTTATGTTGATTGGTGAATAAGAAGAAATGGAGAACCTGCAAACCATAGACAACCCTGGAGAAATATACCAACAATTTGGATCCATCATAAGTCCacaaccaattttcaaaaacaatgtaTATAAGCAAGAGTCCTAGGACGTGCACTGCTATCTGTCATCTTCTATCTTCAAGTGATTGTTTGGAAAAATGTATAAAACAAATGAAGTGCTCACTTTGATCTAGGTTCTAGTCTAAACCTAGTGTCAAACTCTTTTCAAGCCTCCATTGGGTCAACCTAATGTCAATTCAAACTAATTAACTCTTCCTTTCCTACTTAGCTCGACTTTTCATACTCAGATAACACTTTCTCCTATGATCATATTCTTTTCAATGAATGCCAAGGTCGAACTACGCACAAAAGTCTACCTACCTCAATGGTAATTGTTTTGGTACCCTATCTTTCAGTGCATGTTCCTATACCACTTGCAGAATTGTAGGCTCGAAGAAGCTATCGACTTCATAGTCCAACCTATCAATGACAGTCTGATCTATGTAGTTGctgaaaaatgaaatccaaGAATCAACACATTTGGTTTCTATGGCATGAGAAGACGATCACCCTGGATGAATTTTTCAACATTATAGGACTTTATGAGCCAGAAGATGATCCCAATGGACCAATCAAGTGTCAATTCTTCTTCAATCAAGAACAAGCCAAAATCCTAGAAGTGATTCATAGACTCACTGGAGAAAAGGTGTTGACACCTTAAAGCAAGATGGACATCAACACATTTAGCTAGAAAGTTTCAATAAATAGCTTTCTCAGTACATTAATTCCATCACACGCAGACAAGTACAAGAATTCAATGATTACTTGCACTATTGGTCTCAACTTCTTCTGGAACAAGGAACATAATGTGGACCTTCGAGTTGCTTGCCTAATCAAAAAATGGGGGCAAATCAAATTTCACCATCGAACAATAGCGATGGAAGCATTATCTTTCCCTTATAGAGGAAGCTCAAGATTTTCAATTAGTGATGTAGACTACATTGAAGGAGTGTTGTCACCCTACAGTcttggttctacaaacatgtggggccataATCCATCCATTTCCATTATTCTAATGAGAGATTATTCATTGTGGAGCATTACCAAGGGA from Nymphaea colorata isolate Beijing-Zhang1983 chromosome 6, ASM883128v2, whole genome shotgun sequence includes these protein-coding regions:
- the LOC116255777 gene encoding vacuole membrane protein KMS1 isoform X1; its protein translation is MGKRQRAPRPVESVDDKNLLVSRLRDRHQLELDNLTLTTQPFKTLKYFVLATLQYLKQSFVYILTKGGWLLLLLIITFMFRQYFLTADGPHEKHVQEFLCYLRYAVWWLALGVASSIGLGSGLHTFVLYLGPHIALFTIKSTQCGRVDLKTAPYDTIQLKRSPSWLEKDCSEFGPPIFPLLPDTLVRVPVSSILPQVQIEAILWGIGTALGELPPYFISRAARISGSRLQDMEEWDSSSRESGGLLSGLLRKIKRYLLSHSQHLNFFTILGLASVPNPLFDLAGIMCGQFAIPFWKFFLATLFGKAIIKTHIQTLFIILVCNNQLLELIEKELIWILGFVPGLSLTTNGLNANLQKVKDKYLAKPAVSNIKGKQWNFSFTTIWNAFIWLMLINFFSKIVSSTAQKFLKRQQDRELAALVASQSNGQAS
- the LOC116255777 gene encoding vacuole membrane protein KMS1 isoform X2, which gives rise to MGKRQRAPRPVESVDDKNLLVSRLRDRHQLELDNLTLTTQPFKTLKYFVLATLQYLKQSFVYILTKGGWLLLLLIITFMFRQYFLTADGPHEKHVQEFLCYLRYAVWWLALGVASSIGLGSGLHTFVLYLGPHIALFTIKSTQCGRVDLKTAPYDTIQLKRSPSWLEKDCSEFGPPIFPLLPDTLVRVPVSSILPQVQIEAILWGIGTALGELPPYFISRAGSRLQDMEEWDSSSRESGGLLSGLLRKIKRYLLSHSQHLNFFTILGLASVPNPLFDLAGIMCGQFAIPFWKFFLATLFGKAIIKTHIQTLFIILVCNNQLLELIEKELIWILGFVPGLSLTTNGLNANLQKVKDKYLAKPAVSNIKGKQWNFSFTTIWNAFIWLMLINFFSKIVSSTAQKFLKRQQDRELAALVASQSNGQAS